In a single window of the Niabella ginsenosidivorans genome:
- a CDS encoding aceric acid hydrolase, with translation MKKTNVMLSLSKHDWIQRLTLRQARPTAPGGLTGGIRNVAGIRKIVLLITAAMITSTHNPLFAQQGLVSTTESPHAALSTVGLGDVQFTNGFWAERFAVCRNEMVPTLWKTYTSDTICYAFQNFRIAAGLDTGSFRGPSFHDGDFYKTLEALAAMYAVTKDPQLNRWLDEAITVIAKAQRADGYIYTKNSIEQQRTGVQKMFDNRLSFEAYNFGHLMTAACVHFRATGKTSLLKIAVKAADFLIGFYNTATPEQARNAICPSHYMGLAELYRTTHRKKYLDLLERLINIRGAVEGTDDNSDRAPFREMKKIVGHAVRANYLMAGVADLYAEDGDKTLWSTLDTLWKNIVTTKMYITGGCGALYDGVSVDGTSYNPDTVQKVHQSYGRDYQLPNLTAHNETCANIGNVLWNWRMFLLTGKEQYMNVVELALYNSVLSGVSLDGKNYFYTNPLAAARNYPYRLRWSGGRVPYISLSNCCPPNLVRTIAEAGIYMYSLGKDGLYVNLYSGSHLKTKMPDGSELELIQQTDYPWQGRVLLTLQKAPEGLLPLHLRIPGWCKTATIRYKNRVQQVTGGQYITLKEKWNIDDRIELSLDMPAQLIESNPLVEETRNQGAVKRGPVVYCLESPDYKNGQITDVVIPSDLKLQPVTDTLNGAHFMALEGRAEKCTWENWNGILYRELSSGLQPVTIKLIPYYAWANRGASDMRVWLPLIR, from the coding sequence ATGAAAAAAACAAATGTTATGCTGAGCCTGTCGAAGCATGATTGGATACAAAGGCTTACCCTTCGTCAGGCCCGTCCGACCGCCCCGGGCGGCCTCACGGGTGGTATACGGAATGTAGCCGGCATCAGGAAAATAGTGCTGCTCATTACTGCAGCGATGATTACTTCCACGCACAACCCGCTCTTTGCCCAGCAGGGATTGGTGAGTACAACTGAAAGCCCCCACGCAGCATTATCAACGGTAGGCCTGGGCGATGTGCAATTTACCAACGGTTTCTGGGCAGAGCGTTTTGCGGTTTGCCGGAACGAAATGGTGCCCACGCTCTGGAAAACCTATACCAGCGATACGATCTGTTATGCGTTTCAGAACTTCAGGATCGCAGCCGGATTGGATACCGGAAGTTTTCGCGGCCCCTCTTTTCATGATGGGGATTTTTATAAGACGCTGGAAGCACTGGCGGCGATGTATGCTGTTACAAAAGATCCGCAGTTAAACCGCTGGCTGGATGAAGCAATAACTGTTATTGCTAAAGCGCAAAGAGCAGACGGATATATTTATACAAAGAATAGCATTGAACAACAACGCACTGGTGTGCAGAAGATGTTTGACAACAGGCTCAGCTTTGAGGCTTATAATTTCGGGCACCTGATGACCGCGGCCTGCGTGCATTTCAGGGCTACCGGAAAAACCAGCCTGCTGAAGATTGCTGTAAAAGCCGCAGATTTCCTGATCGGCTTTTATAATACAGCAACGCCTGAGCAGGCGCGGAATGCCATCTGTCCCTCGCACTATATGGGATTGGCAGAGCTGTACCGCACCACCCACCGAAAAAAATACCTGGACCTGCTGGAGCGGCTGATTAATATAAGGGGAGCCGTAGAAGGTACGGATGATAACAGCGACCGGGCACCTTTCCGTGAAATGAAAAAAATTGTGGGCCATGCAGTACGTGCCAATTACCTGATGGCAGGTGTGGCAGACCTGTACGCAGAAGATGGGGATAAAACATTATGGAGCACACTGGATACTTTATGGAAGAATATTGTAACTACCAAAATGTATATTACCGGTGGCTGCGGTGCCTTGTATGACGGTGTTTCTGTAGACGGTACCTCTTATAACCCGGATACGGTGCAGAAAGTGCACCAGTCTTATGGAAGAGACTACCAGCTGCCCAATCTGACAGCGCATAATGAAACCTGTGCCAATATCGGTAATGTGCTCTGGAACTGGCGGATGTTCCTGCTGACCGGAAAGGAGCAATACATGAATGTGGTAGAGCTGGCATTGTACAACAGTGTATTGAGCGGGGTAAGCCTGGATGGTAAGAACTATTTTTATACCAACCCGTTGGCGGCTGCCAGAAATTATCCCTACCGGCTACGGTGGAGCGGTGGCCGTGTGCCCTATATCAGTCTTTCCAATTGTTGTCCGCCCAACCTGGTGCGCACCATTGCAGAAGCTGGTATTTATATGTACAGCCTGGGAAAGGATGGCTTGTATGTAAACCTGTACAGCGGGAGCCATTTAAAAACAAAAATGCCGGATGGCAGTGAACTGGAATTAATACAACAAACGGACTATCCCTGGCAGGGCAGAGTGCTCCTTACCCTTCAAAAAGCACCTGAGGGATTATTACCCCTGCACCTGCGGATCCCCGGCTGGTGTAAGACAGCTACCATCCGGTATAAGAACAGGGTGCAGCAGGTAACGGGCGGGCAATACATTACTTTAAAGGAAAAATGGAATATAGATGATCGTATAGAACTTTCATTAGACATGCCGGCACAACTCATCGAAAGCAATCCGCTGGTGGAAGAGACCCGGAACCAGGGGGCTGTAAAACGGGGGCCGGTGGTCTATTGCCTGGAATCACCGGATTATAAAAACGGGCAGATTACGGATGTAGTGATTCCTTCCGATCTGAAGTTGCAACCGGTTACGGATACGTTGAACGGAGCGCATTTTATGGCATTGGAAGGCAGGGCGGAAAAATGCACATGGGAAAACTGGAACGGTATATTATACAGGGAACTGAGCTCCGGGCTGCAGCCGGTTACAATAAAGCTGATTCCTTATTATGCCTGGGCAAACAGGGGGGCATCGGATATGCGCGTATGGTTGCCATTAATAAGATAA
- a CDS encoding L-rhamnose mutarotase, protein MKRLCIALVTGIFASLAGRGQVYVSPDGSDGNNGTVNAPKATLNAAIRQVREQRRLHKASNNHILLKGGAYYLKEPVSVRPEDNGTPSDPLVIAAVPGEIPVLSGGFLIKGWRKNTALVKGLPQAVQNKVWVAAMPVMGAAVPFRQLWVNGKKAVRAKSAPGNSMQRILNWDKKTGTAIIPLHPFENLEVTEGLELFIHQWWEVASLRIRKLEKAGDSCRVWFYEPESRIQNEHPWPAPWLSQETGNSAFYLCNSLSFLDEPGEWYNDAAAGKIYYYPRAQEDMATAETVLPFLENLFVVNGTPEHPVENIVIKGIRFQHSAWNRPSQQGHVPHQAGLYMTDAYKLSPAGTPEKPSLDNQAWVGRPEAAVAVSYANNIRFENDRFEHLAATGLDLKVGVKASAVTGNLFKDIGGTGIQGGYFGENGEEIHKPYNPKDQRVVCENITIANNLITDAGNEDWGCVGIGMGFSKNITIERNEIENVPYSGISMGWGWTPAKNIMEHNRIRLNRIHHYGRTNYDCAGIYTLSAQPGTVIEENYIDSIYKAPYAHLPTHWFYLYTDEGSSGITVRNNWTPAQKYLQNNNGPDNHWEQNGPQVAAAVKANAGLENRYRELLKERTSGQVHQEINKQRKELVELISNNKKKINIEKLETCLHDKKVQQETIGQWHDHTVVYGFITDINGLRGQLQKVFPDVTVKVYQDMVYDFDRAERCPGAGVAKNWTDIIMTANLVNDPGKQQEYLSYHATQFEKWPEVSNGFCKAGFQQLRVFKNGRQLILVISIPKGKKLEELNPKTTENNPRVNEWNQLMSGYQEGIEGTKKGETWVEMKAVSKGGKIPAP, encoded by the coding sequence GTGAAACGGTTGTGCATTGCTCTGGTTACGGGTATTTTTGCTTCGCTGGCAGGCCGGGGACAGGTCTATGTTTCCCCGGATGGAAGTGATGGAAATAATGGTACTGTAAATGCGCCGAAAGCAACACTGAATGCAGCGATACGCCAGGTGCGGGAACAAAGACGGTTACATAAGGCCAGCAACAATCATATCCTGCTTAAAGGAGGAGCTTATTATTTAAAAGAACCGGTTTCTGTAAGACCGGAAGACAACGGTACACCTTCTGATCCCCTGGTAATAGCAGCTGTTCCCGGAGAAATACCGGTGCTAAGCGGTGGCTTTCTGATAAAAGGATGGAGAAAGAATACGGCTTTGGTAAAAGGGCTGCCACAAGCGGTGCAAAACAAAGTATGGGTGGCAGCGATGCCTGTTATGGGCGCCGCTGTTCCGTTTCGCCAGTTGTGGGTCAACGGCAAAAAAGCGGTGAGGGCAAAGAGCGCTCCGGGCAATAGCATGCAGCGCATTCTGAACTGGGATAAGAAAACAGGAACGGCGATCATCCCGTTGCACCCGTTTGAAAACCTGGAAGTGACCGAAGGCCTGGAGCTATTTATACACCAGTGGTGGGAAGTGGCCAGCCTGCGCATTCGTAAACTGGAAAAAGCAGGCGACAGTTGCCGGGTCTGGTTTTATGAACCGGAAAGCCGCATTCAGAACGAACATCCCTGGCCAGCGCCCTGGCTGTCGCAGGAAACGGGCAACTCCGCTTTTTACCTGTGCAATTCGCTTTCTTTTCTGGATGAACCGGGAGAGTGGTATAACGATGCAGCCGCAGGCAAGATCTATTATTACCCGCGGGCGCAGGAAGATATGGCTACCGCAGAAACAGTACTGCCTTTTTTAGAAAATCTTTTTGTAGTAAACGGAACACCGGAACACCCGGTTGAAAATATAGTGATCAAAGGGATCCGTTTTCAGCACAGCGCCTGGAACCGTCCTTCGCAGCAGGGGCATGTGCCACACCAGGCAGGGCTGTATATGACCGATGCCTATAAACTAAGCCCGGCCGGTACCCCTGAAAAGCCATCGCTCGACAACCAGGCATGGGTGGGCCGGCCGGAAGCTGCCGTTGCCGTGTCGTATGCAAACAATATCCGTTTTGAAAATGACCGTTTTGAGCACCTGGCAGCCACCGGGCTGGATCTTAAGGTTGGCGTAAAGGCTTCGGCTGTAACCGGTAATCTTTTTAAAGATATTGGAGGCACAGGCATTCAGGGCGGTTATTTTGGTGAGAACGGCGAAGAAATACACAAACCCTATAACCCAAAAGACCAGCGTGTGGTTTGTGAAAATATTACCATTGCCAATAACCTCATTACAGATGCCGGCAATGAAGACTGGGGTTGTGTAGGCATTGGTATGGGATTTTCAAAGAATATCACCATCGAACGAAATGAAATTGAAAATGTGCCTTATTCGGGGATCAGCATGGGATGGGGCTGGACACCCGCAAAAAATATTATGGAGCACAACCGCATCCGGTTGAACAGGATCCATCATTATGGCAGAACCAATTATGATTGTGCCGGCATCTACACCCTGAGCGCACAACCGGGAACAGTAATAGAAGAAAATTATATTGACAGTATTTATAAAGCGCCTTACGCGCATTTGCCCACGCATTGGTTTTACCTGTATACGGATGAAGGCTCATCGGGTATTACGGTACGGAATAACTGGACGCCCGCTCAGAAATACCTGCAGAATAACAACGGGCCGGATAACCATTGGGAACAGAATGGCCCGCAGGTTGCAGCAGCTGTAAAGGCCAATGCCGGTTTAGAAAACAGGTACAGGGAACTGCTGAAGGAAAGAACAAGCGGACAGGTGCACCAGGAGATCAACAAACAACGAAAGGAACTGGTTGAGCTGATCAGCAATAACAAAAAGAAGATTAATATAGAAAAGCTGGAAACATGCCTGCATGATAAAAAAGTACAGCAGGAAACGATCGGGCAATGGCATGATCATACCGTGGTTTACGGCTTTATAACGGATATAAACGGGCTGCGCGGGCAATTACAAAAAGTATTCCCGGATGTAACCGTTAAAGTATACCAGGATATGGTATACGATTTTGACCGGGCAGAACGGTGCCCTGGCGCAGGTGTTGCAAAGAACTGGACGGATATCATTATGACAGCCAATCTGGTAAATGATCCGGGCAAACAACAGGAGTACCTCAGTTACCATGCCACCCAATTTGAAAAATGGCCGGAGGTTTCCAATGGGTTTTGTAAAGCCGGTTTTCAGCAGTTGCGGGTATTTAAGAACGGAAGACAGCTGATACTGGTGATCAGTATTCCCAAAGGAAAAAAACTGGAGGAGCTGAATCCGAAAACAACCGAAAATAATCCGCGGGTGAACGAATGGAATCAGCTCATGAGTGGCTACCAGGAAGGAATTGAGGGAACAAAGAAGGGCGAGACATGGGTGGAGATGAAAGCAGTAAGCAAGGGTGGAAAGATCCCGGCTCCGTAG
- a CDS encoding sodium:solute symporter family transporter: MNHLISRLQPVDYAIVVVYLVVLLVIGYRASFGKKKKKDETLFLAGKSLNWYNIGFNMWGTNVGPSMLLAFASIGYATGIVAGNFEWYAFLFLMLLAMVFAPRYLAGNVTTMPEFMGQRYGEGTRNILAWYALIKILISWLSLGLFAGGFLVRQILGIPMWQSVIVLVLFAALFAVAGGLKAIARVNVFQMILLIVVSCILCVLGVQKVGGLSALFAKTPASYWSLVKPALDPGYPWPAILLGYPVSAIAFFCTDQAMVQSVLGARNLEQGQLGVSFIGWLKILSIPLFIIPGIACSVLYPRLASPDEAYMTMVTHLFPAGLNGLVIVVLIAVLVGTIGSSLNALSTVFTTDIYVKKINPAASGRQIIKIGRLTVLAGCGFAILMAIAIDSIKGLNLFDVFQAVLGFIAPPLSAVFLLAVFWKKTTRRAVNFTLSWGSAISLGVGVIYLWVLPAKEYHFWPHYLLLSFFIFLLLLLIAVLVSIADPHPVRTVMAIQELPKPTRRVKIVWGALCIVMIVLYILFG; the protein is encoded by the coding sequence ATGAACCATCTTATTTCCAGATTACAACCGGTCGATTATGCTATTGTGGTAGTATACCTGGTAGTGCTGCTGGTCATTGGCTACCGGGCCAGCTTTGGCAAAAAAAAGAAGAAAGACGAAACCCTGTTCCTGGCCGGCAAATCGCTCAACTGGTACAATATCGGGTTCAATATGTGGGGCACCAATGTAGGCCCTTCAATGCTGCTGGCTTTTGCCAGCATCGGTTATGCCACGGGCATTGTAGCCGGGAATTTTGAATGGTATGCATTCCTGTTCCTGATGCTGCTGGCCATGGTATTTGCACCGCGGTACCTGGCCGGCAATGTAACCACCATGCCGGAATTTATGGGGCAGCGGTACGGAGAGGGCACGCGGAATATATTGGCCTGGTATGCCCTCATAAAAATATTGATCTCCTGGTTGTCGCTCGGTCTGTTTGCGGGCGGTTTCCTGGTGCGGCAGATACTGGGCATCCCCATGTGGCAGTCGGTGATCGTGCTGGTGCTGTTTGCCGCGCTGTTTGCGGTGGCGGGCGGACTCAAAGCCATCGCCCGCGTCAATGTGTTCCAGATGATCCTGCTGATCGTTGTGTCCTGCATTCTTTGCGTGCTGGGCGTTCAAAAGGTGGGTGGGCTTTCCGCATTGTTTGCAAAAACACCAGCTTCCTACTGGAGCCTGGTAAAACCCGCGCTGGATCCGGGTTATCCCTGGCCGGCCATTTTACTGGGCTACCCGGTGTCGGCAATCGCTTTTTTTTGTACGGACCAGGCCATGGTGCAATCGGTGCTGGGCGCGCGCAACCTGGAGCAGGGGCAGCTGGGCGTAAGCTTCATCGGCTGGCTGAAGATCCTTTCCATTCCCTTATTCATCATTCCCGGTATTGCCTGTTCGGTGTTGTATCCGCGGCTGGCAAGCCCGGATGAAGCTTATATGACAATGGTCACCCACCTGTTCCCTGCAGGATTAAATGGCCTGGTGATCGTGGTGCTGATCGCGGTACTGGTAGGTACCATTGGCTCATCCTTAAATGCGTTGAGTACGGTATTTACAACGGACATTTATGTAAAAAAAATAAACCCCGCTGCCTCCGGCCGGCAGATCATCAAAATAGGGCGTCTTACGGTGCTGGCGGGTTGCGGGTTCGCCATCTTAATGGCCATTGCGATCGACAGCATCAAAGGCCTTAACCTGTTTGATGTATTCCAGGCGGTGCTGGGCTTTATTGCGCCTCCGTTATCAGCCGTGTTCCTGCTGGCCGTGTTCTGGAAAAAGACAACACGCCGGGCCGTGAACTTTACGCTTTCCTGGGGCTCGGCCATCAGCCTGGGCGTCGGGGTTATTTACCTGTGGGTATTGCCGGCAAAAGAATACCATTTCTGGCCGCACTATTTGCTGTTGTCTTTTTTTATTTTCCTGCTGCTCCTGCTCATTGCCGTTCTTGTTTCAATAGCAGATCCGCACCCGGTACGTACAGTGATGGCAATACAGGAGCTGCCAAAACCCACCCGGAGGGTAAAGATTGTCTGGGGCGCCTTGTGCATTGTAATGATTGTTTTGTATATACTATTTGGTTAG
- a CDS encoding alpha-L-rhamnosidase-related protein: MFFKPFMLLCVFAALRFTAAAQTWIWYPGDYEIWLSNQMQNRRTERGTFYPVFWKADSHYPLVDFHREFNLAQPETVAICAEGRYNVKLDGKAFPGTPQAIEVPAGKHKINIKVFNQATPPAVFVKGITIRSDSSWQVTFEDKEWIDETGKASDLSATIFKHAGNWNFNDPAAMPSAYRLPVAPVAATSAEKTAGGLLVDFGKETFGFVKLHGVKGKGTVSLYYGESREEALDTAASETFDRITIDQLNASDTINPHSKALRYVNIVADGNVQLDHASLLYEYAPLEDKGSFRCSDGAINKIYDVARYTLHLSTREFFIDGIKRDRWIWSGDAYQSYLMNYYLMNDNETVKRTIYALRGKDPVTSHINTIMDYTFYWFMGVYDYYLYSGDKDFLVQNYDRMKTLMDFVWNRRNKNGLLEGLPGDWVFIDWASGLSKKGEISFEQLLFARGLETMALCADLADRKQDAAQYKAAAAALKQKLFSIYWSNEAKALVHSRVNGQPTENVTRYANMFAIFFGYFSEEQKKEVKASVLLNKNVPEITTPYMRFYELEALCALGEQNYVLQEMKNYWGGMLKLGATSFWEEYDPSKKGAAHYAMYGRKYGKSLCHAWGASPLYLLGKYYLGVKPTAPGYAQYEVKPVLGGLKWMEGKVPTPAGNIELYCSEKEIKITSPAGTGKLIIASKIKPVCKEGEVVSKGNNVYELTMEKNKEYRILYKAI, from the coding sequence ATGTTTTTTAAACCCTTTATGCTCCTTTGTGTCTTTGCGGCTCTGCGGTTTACTGCTGCCGCCCAAACCTGGATCTGGTATCCCGGTGATTATGAAATATGGCTCTCTAACCAGATGCAGAACCGACGTACGGAACGGGGTACTTTCTACCCGGTATTCTGGAAGGCTGACAGTCATTACCCGCTGGTGGACTTTCACAGGGAGTTCAACCTGGCGCAACCGGAAACGGTAGCCATCTGTGCAGAGGGCCGGTACAATGTTAAGCTGGATGGAAAAGCATTTCCCGGAACCCCCCAGGCAATAGAAGTGCCTGCAGGGAAACATAAGATCAACATTAAAGTATTCAACCAGGCCACGCCACCGGCGGTGTTCGTAAAGGGAATAACAATCCGGTCCGATAGCAGCTGGCAGGTAACCTTTGAAGATAAGGAGTGGATCGATGAAACGGGTAAGGCTTCGGATCTGTCGGCCACAATCTTTAAACATGCCGGCAACTGGAACTTTAATGACCCGGCTGCAATGCCTTCGGCATACAGGCTCCCTGTAGCACCTGTTGCTGCAACATCAGCAGAAAAGACAGCCGGAGGGTTGCTGGTGGATTTTGGAAAGGAGACCTTTGGTTTTGTAAAGCTGCATGGTGTAAAAGGAAAGGGGACTGTTTCCCTCTACTATGGTGAAAGCCGGGAAGAAGCGCTCGATACCGCAGCTTCAGAAACTTTCGACCGCATAACCATAGATCAGCTGAATGCTTCAGACACCATCAACCCGCATTCAAAAGCGCTGCGGTATGTGAACATTGTTGCGGATGGCAATGTGCAACTGGATCATGCCTCCCTGTTGTATGAGTATGCGCCACTGGAAGACAAGGGCAGCTTCCGGTGCAGCGATGGGGCCATCAATAAGATCTATGATGTGGCCAGGTATACCTTGCACCTGAGCACGCGGGAATTTTTTATCGATGGCATCAAGCGCGACCGCTGGATCTGGAGCGGGGATGCTTATCAAAGCTACCTGATGAACTATTACCTGATGAACGATAATGAAACGGTAAAACGCACCATATACGCTTTGCGCGGAAAAGACCCGGTAACCAGTCACATCAATACCATTATGGATTATACCTTTTACTGGTTTATGGGGGTATATGATTATTACCTTTACAGTGGCGACAAAGATTTTCTGGTACAGAACTATGACCGGATGAAAACGCTGATGGATTTTGTCTGGAACCGCAGGAATAAGAATGGCCTGCTGGAAGGGCTGCCGGGCGACTGGGTCTTTATCGACTGGGCATCAGGGCTCAGTAAAAAAGGAGAGATCAGCTTTGAGCAATTGCTCTTTGCACGCGGGCTGGAAACCATGGCGCTTTGTGCGGACCTGGCGGATCGTAAACAGGATGCAGCACAATACAAAGCAGCAGCAGCTGCACTGAAGCAAAAATTGTTTTCCATTTACTGGAGCAATGAGGCAAAGGCACTGGTGCACAGCAGGGTGAACGGGCAGCCAACAGAAAATGTGACCCGTTATGCCAATATGTTTGCCATTTTCTTTGGTTATTTTAGTGAAGAGCAAAAGAAGGAAGTAAAAGCTTCCGTGTTACTGAATAAAAATGTTCCGGAGATCACTACGCCTTATATGCGGTTTTATGAGCTGGAAGCATTATGTGCCCTGGGTGAGCAAAATTACGTATTGCAGGAAATGAAAAATTACTGGGGCGGCATGCTGAAGCTCGGCGCCACCTCGTTCTGGGAAGAATACGACCCTTCCAAAAAAGGAGCGGCACATTACGCAATGTATGGAAGGAAATATGGCAAAAGCCTTTGTCATGCCTGGGGTGCCAGCCCGCTGTATTTATTGGGAAAATATTACCTGGGGGTAAAGCCAACAGCTCCCGGCTATGCACAGTATGAAGTAAAGCCGGTATTGGGCGGGTTAAAATGGATGGAAGGCAAAGTGCCTACCCCGGCAGGAAATATTGAATTGTATTGCAGTGAAAAAGAAATAAAGATCACTTCACCGGCAGGCACCGGAAAGCTGATCATCGCAAGTAAAATAAAGCCGGTATGCAAAGAAGGCGAAGTGGTAAGCAAAGGAAATAATGTGTATGAGTTAACGATGGAGAAAAATAAGGAATACAGGATTTTATATAAAGCAATTTAA
- a CDS encoding Gfo/Idh/MocA family protein translates to MLNIGIVGLGEGRSTMSAALQSKKLQLKMICDASEELCKQRCREFRFAHYTTHYEELLNDPDIDIVAIYTPDHLHARHIQMALQHGKHVVCTKPFIDDLAEAKALLQLQQQTGKKVFVGQSSRFFEPYKRQRVDFEKGMIGELITVESHYNADHRWFLKKKWALERSFKWLYGGLSHPVDFIRWYLPDIEEVMGYGMISANGKKAGLKNEDTMHFIFRNKDGRVARVSGAYTGPVQPTYRESEMSCILRGTEGASQADYHELRYAITSKKGEQQLITWGDQQLNHYFRFEGQTHHAGEYQNYLEYFADSINNNTVAYPDMREGIGTVALLQAMDQSLKTRQPVEVRVLLKEYGLGKLL, encoded by the coding sequence ATGTTAAATATCGGAATAGTAGGATTAGGAGAAGGCCGCAGCACGATGTCGGCCGCATTGCAAAGCAAAAAATTACAATTAAAAATGATTTGTGATGCCAGCGAAGAGTTATGTAAGCAGCGTTGCAGGGAATTCCGGTTTGCGCATTACACCACACATTATGAAGAATTATTAAATGACCCGGATATCGACATCGTGGCCATTTATACGCCGGATCATTTACATGCCCGGCATATACAGATGGCATTGCAGCATGGTAAGCACGTGGTGTGCACCAAGCCTTTCATTGATGATCTCGCAGAGGCAAAGGCATTGCTGCAATTGCAGCAGCAGACCGGGAAAAAGGTTTTTGTAGGGCAGAGCTCCCGTTTTTTTGAACCCTACAAAAGGCAGCGGGTCGATTTTGAAAAAGGTATGATCGGTGAGCTCATCACGGTGGAGAGCCATTATAACGCGGATCACCGCTGGTTTTTAAAAAAGAAATGGGCGCTGGAACGATCATTTAAATGGCTGTACGGCGGGCTGAGCCACCCGGTTGATTTTATCCGCTGGTACCTGCCGGATATTGAAGAGGTAATGGGCTATGGCATGATCAGTGCCAATGGTAAGAAAGCCGGTTTGAAAAATGAAGACACCATGCATTTTATTTTCCGGAACAAAGACGGGCGCGTGGCCCGTGTAAGCGGTGCCTATACAGGCCCGGTGCAACCCACTTACCGCGAAAGTGAGATGAGCTGCATCCTGCGTGGTACCGAAGGTGCAAGCCAGGCGGATTACCATGAGCTGCGCTATGCCATTACCAGTAAGAAAGGCGAACAGCAGCTTATTACCTGGGGCGATCAGCAGTTGAACCATTATTTCCGTTTTGAAGGCCAGACCCATCATGCCGGGGAGTACCAGAACTACCTGGAATATTTTGCAGACAGTATCAATAACAATACCGTTGCGTACCCCGATATGCGGGAAGGGATCGGAACAGTGGCATTGCTGCAGGCGATGGATCAGAGTTTGAAAACACGGCAGCCGGTGGAAGTAAGGGTATTGTTAAAAGAATATGGATTGGGGAAATTATTGTGA